In Paenibacillus sp. G2S3, a single window of DNA contains:
- a CDS encoding TraX family protein — protein sequence MQILAMLTMLIDHIGYIFFPEDIAWRYVGRIAFPIYCYGLVQGHIHTSSRPKYLFRLLLIAIIAQIPYNLAINPGGWNVVFTLLLSAIVLVILDKLPTIWLDIPVVIAAIALMDYFPIDYNAYGLLLVLIFRYTKSYWLVVAHLALNLFYMFYNYWVVQMLSILPTLLIALAPALWGYLERHRVPRWVWWSFYPAHLLILAIFKGVIYNEWVSIEWRTLLNL from the coding sequence ATGCAGATTCTCGCCATGCTGACGATGCTAATCGACCATATTGGCTATATCTTTTTTCCAGAGGATATTGCTTGGAGATATGTAGGAAGAATAGCCTTTCCAATCTACTGTTACGGGCTTGTGCAGGGGCATATCCATACATCATCCAGACCGAAATATTTGTTCCGGCTGCTCTTAATCGCTATTATTGCTCAGATTCCATATAATTTAGCGATTAATCCTGGTGGATGGAATGTGGTGTTTACGCTTTTGTTATCTGCAATCGTATTAGTTATTTTGGATAAACTGCCTACTATATGGCTTGATATACCTGTAGTCATTGCAGCTATCGCGTTAATGGATTATTTCCCGATAGATTATAATGCGTACGGCCTGCTGCTAGTATTGATATTCCGTTATACGAAGTCATACTGGCTTGTTGTAGCACATTTGGCACTAAATCTGTTCTACATGTTTTATAATTATTGGGTTGTGCAAATGCTCAGTATTTTACCGACGCTGTTGATTGCTTTGGCGCCTGCACTTTGGGGATATTTAGAGCGTCACCGGGTACCACGCTGGGTGTGGTGGTCTTTTTATCCTGCGCATTTACTGATTTTAGCGATATTTAAGGGCGTAATATACAATGAATGGGTTTCTATCGAATGGCGAACTTTGTTGAATTTATAG
- the thrS gene encoding threonine--tRNA ligase, with protein sequence MEIKVTLQNGTIREVLQGTTIKEAAGAISTSLKKNAVAGKIDGRSVDLNQPIEHDCQLEIVTLDSKDGLEIYRHSTAHIMAQAIKRIYGDKGVQLGIGPVIEDGFYYDIDIETPLSTDDLVAIEQEMAKIIQENHPIVRRVVSRAEAIKLFEAMNEPLKLELIRDLPEDTVLSIYDQGEFSDLCRGPHLPSTGLVKAFKLLNVAGAYWRGDSKNKMLQRIYGTAFPKKAQLEEHLLFLEEAKKRDHRKLGKELELFMFSEEAPGMPFYLPKGMTIRTELENFARELQRQRDYDEVRTPLMMNNRLWEQSGHWDHYKDNMYFTNVDETKFALKPMNCPGHMMIYKNNLHSYRELPIRIAEFGQVHRHEFSGALNGMMRVRTFCQDDAHLFVLPEQIEDEINRVISLIDHIYQVFGFEYKIELSTRPADYMGSEELWDQAEQSLQNVLDNLGIEYRVNEGDGAFYGPKIDFHILDALKRSWQCGTIQLDWQMPEKFDLTYIGEDNLKHRPVVIHRAVYGSIDRFMGIITEHYAGAFPLWLAPVQAKLLPVSENYVDYAFQVKQSLEQAGIRVEVDIRNEKLGYKIREAQLEKAPYMLVLGENEKNSGSVSVRKRGEGDLGSKSIQEIIVQINEEIASKK encoded by the coding sequence ATGGAGATCAAGGTAACACTGCAAAACGGAACAATTAGAGAGGTACTACAAGGAACGACGATTAAAGAAGCAGCAGGTGCCATAAGTACCAGTCTGAAAAAAAATGCTGTAGCTGGAAAAATAGATGGTAGATCTGTTGACCTAAACCAACCGATCGAACATGATTGCCAGCTCGAAATTGTTACGTTGGATAGCAAAGACGGCCTAGAAATTTATAGACACAGCACAGCACATATCATGGCTCAGGCCATAAAACGTATATATGGAGACAAGGGTGTCCAGCTTGGCATAGGGCCAGTAATCGAAGATGGCTTTTATTATGACATTGATATTGAGACACCCTTATCCACGGATGACCTAGTTGCAATCGAACAAGAGATGGCGAAAATCATCCAAGAGAATCACCCTATTGTCCGCCGTGTGGTTTCTCGCGCTGAAGCCATTAAGCTTTTTGAAGCGATGAATGAGCCCTTAAAGCTGGAACTTATTCGCGATCTGCCGGAAGACACAGTATTATCTATTTATGATCAAGGAGAATTCTCGGATCTTTGTCGAGGGCCACATCTTCCCTCTACTGGCTTGGTCAAAGCCTTTAAGCTGTTGAATGTAGCAGGTGCCTACTGGCGTGGGGATTCCAAGAATAAAATGCTGCAACGTATTTACGGCACTGCTTTTCCTAAGAAGGCTCAACTTGAAGAGCACTTACTCTTTCTTGAAGAAGCTAAAAAACGTGATCACCGTAAGCTCGGCAAGGAATTGGAATTGTTCATGTTCTCTGAAGAAGCGCCAGGCATGCCCTTCTATCTTCCCAAGGGAATGACAATTCGTACAGAGCTTGAAAACTTTGCCCGTGAATTACAAAGACAGAGAGATTACGATGAAGTTCGTACACCGCTGATGATGAACAATCGGCTTTGGGAGCAATCCGGGCACTGGGATCACTACAAAGACAATATGTATTTCACAAATGTAGACGAAACAAAATTCGCACTCAAACCGATGAACTGCCCAGGTCATATGATGATCTACAAAAATAATCTACATTCTTACCGAGAGCTGCCCATTCGTATTGCGGAATTTGGTCAAGTGCATCGCCATGAGTTCTCTGGAGCACTTAACGGAATGATGCGTGTTCGTACTTTCTGTCAGGATGATGCCCATCTCTTCGTATTGCCAGAGCAGATTGAGGATGAAATAAACCGGGTAATCTCATTGATAGACCATATTTATCAAGTGTTTGGCTTTGAGTATAAGATTGAATTATCTACTCGACCGGCAGATTATATGGGATCTGAAGAATTATGGGATCAGGCTGAACAATCACTGCAAAATGTATTAGACAATCTCGGGATCGAGTATCGTGTGAATGAAGGTGATGGCGCGTTCTACGGACCAAAGATTGATTTCCATATCTTAGATGCGCTAAAACGAAGCTGGCAATGTGGAACCATCCAACTAGATTGGCAAATGCCAGAGAAATTCGATCTCACTTACATCGGGGAAGATAATCTTAAGCACCGCCCGGTCGTAATCCATCGCGCTGTTTATGGGTCGATTGATCGTTTTATGGGGATTATTACGGAGCATTATGCCGGAGCATTTCCGCTATGGCTAGCACCCGTTCAAGCGAAATTATTGCCCGTCTCTGAGAACTACGTTGATTATGCATTTCAGGTGAAGCAATCCTTAGAACAAGCTGGCATTCGTGTGGAGGTTGATATCCGAAATGAGAAGCTGGGATACAAAATTCGTGAAGCCCAGCTGGAAAAAGCACCCTATATGCTCGTTCTCGGTGAGAATGAGAAGAACTCTGGCAGTGTATCTGTAAGAAAACGTGGTGAGGGTGATCTTGGTTCAAAGAGTATCCAAGAGATTATTGTGCAGATTAATGAAGAAATAGCTAGTAAAAAATAA
- a CDS encoding MgtC/SapB family protein encodes MDFHIESLIKLLVAMLFGLFIGIDRQIKQKPLGIRTSMVISIASCLVTVVSIHAFDKFAGPEHPNMDPMRLAAQIVSGIGFLGAGVILRRGGDAISGLTSAALIWTASGIGIAVGAGFYIEAAYAVILLMFAVNLVPHLIRSMGPEVLNKHEVSVRIIMEANFVLTEVIQKIERPQVSTQRSTRSPSRAIRRMKIKDLEDGRQMIDMVISAPDKDYATEIYYDVKKIDHVMSVEVEQL; translated from the coding sequence ATGGATTTTCATATTGAATCATTAATTAAGCTGCTAGTGGCCATGCTGTTCGGGCTGTTCATCGGGATTGACCGACAGATCAAGCAGAAACCGCTGGGGATTCGGACCAGTATGGTCATTAGTATTGCCTCTTGTCTTGTAACAGTAGTATCTATTCATGCCTTTGATAAGTTTGCAGGTCCAGAGCATCCGAACATGGATCCGATGCGTCTCGCTGCTCAAATTGTCAGTGGGATAGGTTTTTTGGGTGCTGGTGTTATATTGCGTAGAGGCGGTGATGCAATTTCGGGTCTGACCTCGGCAGCACTTATCTGGACAGCTTCCGGAATCGGTATAGCTGTGGGCGCAGGATTCTATATTGAAGCAGCATATGCAGTTATTCTTCTGATGTTTGCGGTGAATTTGGTTCCTCATTTAATTCGTTCAATGGGTCCTGAGGTGCTTAACAAGCATGAGGTTTCGGTAAGAATCATCATGGAAGCTAATTTTGTACTTACTGAAGTGATTCAAAAAATCGAGCGACCTCAAGTTAGCACCCAACGTAGTACTAGAAGTCCATCCCGGGCGATCCGCAGAATGAAAATTAAGGATTTGGAAGATGGAAGACAAATGATCGATATGGTGATCTCAGCACCGGATAAAGATTACGCAACAGAGATCTATTATGATGTGAAGAAAATTGATCATGTCATGAGCGTTGAAGTGGAACAGCTGTAA
- a CDS encoding SDR family NAD(P)-dependent oxidoreductase, whose amino-acid sequence MADKKLEGKVAIVTGGGSGIGRATVLEFARNGAKVVLLDRTVENAEKVRKQVEKEGGEAFVIECDVAEPPQVEAAINKAAAKWGRLDIVFANAGINGAMTPIETMDIEAWDQTIHINLRGTFATVKYAIPHLKESGGSILINSSINGNRVFSNIGFSAYSTTKAGQVAFMKMAALELAQFQIRVNAICPGAIKTNIDDNTFPSEDLKEVKIPVEFPEGDQPLEEGPGRPDQVAKLALFLASEDSDHITGTEIYCDGAESLLHG is encoded by the coding sequence ATGGCAGATAAGAAGCTGGAAGGCAAGGTAGCTATTGTAACTGGAGGAGGTTCCGGTATTGGACGAGCGACCGTGCTTGAGTTTGCTCGAAACGGGGCCAAAGTTGTATTGCTAGATAGAACGGTTGAGAACGCAGAAAAGGTTAGAAAACAAGTGGAGAAAGAAGGCGGAGAAGCCTTCGTAATTGAATGCGACGTTGCTGAACCACCTCAAGTGGAAGCAGCAATCAACAAGGCGGCCGCGAAATGGGGGCGCCTTGATATTGTTTTTGCTAATGCAGGGATTAATGGAGCTATGACGCCCATTGAAACAATGGATATTGAGGCTTGGGACCAGACGATTCACATCAACCTTCGTGGAACCTTCGCGACGGTTAAATATGCGATACCGCATCTAAAAGAGAGCGGAGGCAGCATCCTGATTAACAGCTCCATTAACGGAAATCGTGTCTTTTCCAACATCGGTTTCTCTGCTTACAGTACGACAAAAGCAGGCCAGGTTGCTTTTATGAAAATGGCAGCATTAGAACTCGCTCAATTTCAAATTCGCGTAAATGCAATCTGTCCCGGGGCTATTAAGACCAATATAGATGACAACACTTTCCCATCCGAGGATCTCAAAGAGGTAAAGATCCCTGTTGAATTTCCGGAAGGGGATCAACCGCTAGAGGAAGGTCCTGGACGTCCTGATCAAGTTGCAAAGCTGGCACTTTTTCTGGCCTCCGAGGATTCAGATCATATTACAGGAACTGAGATTTATTGTGATGGTGCAGAATCGTTACTCCATGGTTAA
- a CDS encoding aldose 1-epimerase has product MSITAYEGQYEGEAAIWLKAGRYEAAILPGIGGNLICFRDTENGYRFLHEPGAEEMEAFKASPGIHGIPVLFPPNRYEDGKFPWNGQTYQLPVNEVATGNHLHGFLHTAAWEVEEFGSGKTESFVTVFIKVDENHPSYQYLPFKYTMKLRYTLGEGGLSQQVQIHNDGDAVMPCLLAFHTAINAPFAPDSTPQDYLVKATIGNRWELNDRMLPTGKFQELEPGEAQLRDEGVNPYFASMDNHYTAVAQNGRNRMELTDSKAGVTLVYDVGTSYKQWMIWNNGASEQFFCPEPQINLVNAPMVDLPADEIGLFSLKPGEYWEESSRLYVK; this is encoded by the coding sequence ATGTCTATCACAGCATATGAAGGACAATATGAAGGAGAAGCAGCCATCTGGTTGAAAGCTGGCCGTTATGAGGCAGCTATACTACCAGGCATCGGCGGCAACTTGATCTGTTTCCGTGATACCGAAAACGGTTACCGTTTCTTGCATGAACCGGGAGCTGAGGAAATGGAAGCCTTCAAGGCAAGTCCAGGCATTCATGGTATTCCTGTATTATTTCCTCCGAATCGTTATGAAGATGGCAAATTTCCATGGAATGGTCAAACTTATCAACTCCCAGTAAATGAAGTCGCAACGGGCAACCATTTACATGGATTTTTACATACGGCAGCTTGGGAAGTGGAAGAGTTCGGTAGTGGTAAGACCGAAAGCTTCGTAACCGTATTCATCAAAGTGGATGAGAATCATCCTTCGTATCAGTACTTGCCGTTTAAATACACAATGAAACTACGTTATACCCTTGGTGAAGGTGGCTTATCACAACAGGTCCAAATACACAATGATGGTGATGCTGTGATGCCTTGCTTGCTGGCATTCCATACCGCGATTAATGCACCATTCGCACCAGACAGCACACCGCAAGATTATCTTGTAAAAGCTACCATCGGTAATCGCTGGGAGTTGAATGACCGTATGCTACCTACTGGTAAATTCCAAGAGCTGGAGCCGGGCGAAGCTCAGCTTCGTGATGAAGGAGTAAATCCTTATTTCGCTTCGATGGACAACCATTACACAGCTGTAGCTCAGAATGGACGTAACCGGATGGAGCTTACCGACAGCAAAGCTGGAGTCACTTTAGTTTATGACGTAGGGACTTCGTACAAGCAGTGGATGATCTGGAATAATGGTGCCTCTGAACAGTTCTTCTGCCCTGAGCCGCAAATCAACTTGGTTAATGCGCCAATGGTAGATCTGCCAGCGGATGAGATCGGCTTGTTCAGCCTCAAACCAGGAGAATATTGGGAAGAAAGCAGCCGTCTGTACGTGAAATAG